TCGTAAAGGAAGTACAAAAGGTCAAGAGAAGATATATCTTTTGGGTCTAACTTCTGTAAATCTTTGGCAAAAGATAAAGCAAGCCCTAATTTATCAGCTTTTATGTAATCTTCTACTATATTACGATAAATCTTCTTCTTAAGGTCTAATGAAACATCAGGTCTGATAAGTAGACTTCTATGAAGTTTAAGTGCATTTTTGTAATCTCCCTTTTCTCTTAAAATACTACCTAATCTCAAACAAGCAACAACACTTCTTGGTTGATCTATTATAAACGCCCTTAAAAGGTCCTCCTCTCTGCTTTCAGCTACCAATATGTCTTCAAGAGTTACCCTCATTTTCATTACTTCTCCTCCTCTGTTGACATAGTTTTAAGTGCGCCAAGTTCACTTTCTAATCCTTCAATCTCTTTTTGTTGTTTCCCTATCTTTCCCCTAAGTTTTATCTCATCTACAATTGCAAGCACAAATGCAAGTATTGCACCACCTGCAAAAGATACAATTATCACAGATATAAGGGGTGGATTAAAGACCTTACCTAAAATATGAAGCTCTACTAATCTGGTATTCTGTGCCCCAATTATAATACCAAATATAGCAAATAAAGTTATAATTACTATTGCAAAAATATACATAATCTCCTCCTTTTTGCCGAAGGAGGGACTCGAACCCTCACAGGATTTTAG
The bacterium genome window above contains:
- a CDS encoding LapA family protein; its protein translation is MYIFAIVIITLFAIFGIIIGAQNTRLVELHILGKVFNPPLISVIIVSFAGGAILAFVLAIVDEIKLRGKIGKQQKEIEGLESELGALKTMSTEEEK